A window of Mytilus edulis chromosome 10, xbMytEdul2.2, whole genome shotgun sequence contains these coding sequences:
- the LOC139491488 gene encoding uncharacterized protein PF3D7_1120000-like, with protein sequence MATNWGICGICENLQFTKPSVVWCSECDEGLCGDCKKHHAVSKASKNHETVSIAKYKNLPTEVLQISQTCKLHNEKYELFCAKHDCPCCKKCVKSHNDCKGLTDINELIKNVKTSSAFNEIEQTLQEVVENIKRLSTNRNENLKSIENKKREIEAAIKQTRIKVNCHLDKLQDDLIKELMTVEQREKSKIEKLLTSLKKKENEIAEVQENFASIKNHASELQTFFTMKDIEKDIIGEEKFIKSIATSDSTNQVNISCQINKYLQQITATMQKFGEINVSSDPCDFTIQKRKDRQAQIMVTLPTRDIDNLTLTLQKRIKPKLSNIFGCSLLPGDRMVFSSYMGSELTVTKSDGSKDFEIKNIGPTLDVVFSGDDSIAVTSGNSNQINIIDLKKKSKTKSIIVDSYNDGVAYKDGYLIYCAREKGIQMISLNDETITNVNNTNLSGLAYVTTFGDKLFYTNSNDSVTCCDYHGLILWTFCDKSVVRFLQGVSVDNDGNVYVVGCNTSNVVVISADGQRYRQLLSSEDGLSFPQALHYDTSTNELLVTNSSNEAFLYDVK encoded by the coding sequence ATGGCCACCAATTGGGGTATTTGTGGTATTTGTGAAAACCTTCAGTTTACCAAACCTTCAGTAGTATGGTGTTCCGAATGTGACGAAGGACTATGTGGAGATTGTAAGAAACATCACGCAGTTTCCAAGGCATCAAAAAACCATGAAACCGTTTCTATCGCCAAATACAAAAACTTACCCACCGAAGTCCTGCAAATCTCTCAGACCTGCAAACTTCATAATGAGAAATACGAGCTGTTTTGCGCAAAACACGATTGTCCTTGCTGTAAGAAATGTGTGAAATCTCACAACGATTGTAAAGGTTTAACTGACATAAATGAactcataaaaaatgtaaaaacttcAAGCGCATTTAATGAAATCGAACAAACCCTGCAGGAAGTCGTCGAGAATATAAAACGACTAAGCACAAACAggaatgaaaatttaaaatctatagaaaacaagaaaagagaaattgaagCAGCAATAAAACAAACCAGGATAAAAGTTAATTGTCACCTTGATAAACTTCAGGATGATTTGATTAAAGAACTAATGACAGTTGAACAAAGAGAAAAAAGCAAAATAGAAAAATTGTTAACTTCTCTAAAAAAGAAGGAAAATGAGATCGCTGAAGTACAAGAAAACTTTGCCAGTATTAAAAATCATGCGTCAgaacttcaaacattttttaCAATGAAAGATATCGAAAAAGATATTATAGGCGAAGAAAAATTTATCAAATCGATTGCCACAAGTGACTCCACAAATCAAGTCAATATTTCATGTCAGATTAACAAGTATTTACAGCAAATAACAGCCACCATGCAGAAGTTTGGAGAAATTAATGTTAGTTCTGATCCATGTGATTTTACCATTCAGAAACGAAAGGACAGACAAGCCCAGATTATGGTCACTCTTCCAACCAGAGATATCGATAACCTGACTCTGACATTACAGAAACGTATCAAGCCAAAGTTGTCAAATATCTTTGGTTGTTCATTGCTTCCTGGTGATCGGATGGTATTTTCCTCTTATATGGGCAGTGAATTAACAGTAACAAAGTCTGACGGATCAAAAGATTTTGAGATAAAGAACATTGGTCCAACTCTTGATGTGGTATTTAGTGGTGATGATTCTATTGCTGTAACTTCCGGCAATTCAAATCAGATTAATATTATCGACTTAAAGAAGAAATCAAAGACGAAATCAATAATAGTCGATTCATATAATGATGGAGTAGCATACAAAGatggatatttaatatattgtgCCAGAGAGAAAGGAATACAGATGATCAGTCTGAATGACGAAACAATTACCAATGTTAACAATACCAATCTGTCAGGTCTTGCGTACGTTACAACATTCGGTGACAAATTGTTCTACACAAATTCCAATGACAGCGTAACCTGCTGTGATTACCATGGTCTCATACTGTGGACGTTCTGTGATAAAAGTGTTGTGCGCTTTCTACAAGGTGTCTCTGTAGACAATGATGGCAACGTGTATGTAGTGGGATGTAATACTAGCAATGTGGTTGTTATCTCTGCTGATGGACAACGCTACAGACAACTCTTATCAAGTGAAGATGGACTGAGCTTCCCACAGGCTCTACATTATGACACGTCTACCAATGAATTGTTAGTTACAAATtcatccaatgaagcctttctgTATGATgttaaataa